GGTGCAGGAGGCTGAGGAGAGGATTCCGAAGCTGGAAGAAAAGATCGCCGAGGCAGAGGCGGCGATGGCGGTCTTTACCACGGCGGAGGAGGCGCAGAAGTCGGCGGCTCGGCTGGAGGCGTTGCGGACGGAGCTAACCGAGACGATGGCGGAGTGGGAGCGGCTGGGGATGGAGCTGGAAGAGCAAAGAGATTAGCGAGAATCTTTGATCCCGACCAACGGGAGGACCACGCGAAGCCGAGTACAGCACGAAGTGCCGCCCGCCCTCCGCGCAGGAGGCCCGTCCGGCAGGACTATCTGCCTTCGCGCAGCCGCAGGGCTAGCCGTTCGGGCAATCCGGCCATCAGGATGCGGCCCTGCGCACGAACCACGTCGTAGGGCACGCGATGGAAGGTAATCGTGGCGGCCTCGGTGTCGTAGATGGCATAGGCAGCGCGCCAGTCGTAGTCCCGGGGCTGGCCCACCGAGCCGGGGTTAATCAACTGCCGTGTCTCCGCCGGAATCTCGAAGACCCAGGAGCCTGCCTCGTTGGCGCTGGCGTACGCGGGCCGCAGCTCGTGCCAGTCGTGCTCCTTCTGCGAAAACCCTCCCTGCAGATGAGTGTGCCCAAAGAAGGTGATGGAGGTCGTCATCTGCTGCAGCGGAGCCCACGCATCGCGCATACTCAGGATGTACTGGTCTTCATTGAGCGGTGAGCCATGGGCGCAGGTGACGCCGGGTTGCGCCGGATGCAGCGGCCCCTGCTCAAGCGCCCGCAGCCATTCCGTATTCTCGGCCGTCAGCTCCTCGCGGGTCCACAGCGCGGCGGCGCGGGCGACGGGGTTGAACCCATTCGGCGAGGTCAGCCCGCAGCAGACGCGGTCGTGGTTGCCGCGCACGGTCAGGCTCGAGAGCGGCCGGATAAGGTCGATGACCTCGTTCGGGCTGGCCCCATAGCCCACGATATCGCCGAGGTTCCAGAGCGCGTCCCACCCGCTGGCAGCGTCGAGGACGGCCTGAAGGGCTTCAAGGTTTCCGTGGATGTCGGAGAGGACTAAGGCACGCATGGGGCTCGCATCGGACTTGTATGAAAGGTCTTCGGCAAGCCTGAAAGGCGAAAAAAGCCGACTCCCAAGAATATCTTCCGAGGGCTATGGTGTCGAATCGGTGACTTAGGCCAGGGAAGCGAGCGGTAGGCCGCGATCAGTCTGCATGGTGGGGGTGGAGGCCAGCAGCCGCCG
This is a stretch of genomic DNA from Granulicella sp. WH15. It encodes these proteins:
- a CDS encoding metallophosphoesterase family protein produces the protein MRALVLSDIHGNLEALQAVLDAASGWDALWNLGDIVGYGASPNEVIDLIRPLSSLTVRGNHDRVCCGLTSPNGFNPVARAAALWTREELTAENTEWLRALEQGPLHPAQPGVTCAHGSPLNEDQYILSMRDAWAPLQQMTTSITFFGHTHLQGGFSQKEHDWHELRPAYASANEAGSWVFEIPAETRQLINPGSVGQPRDYDWRAAYAIYDTEAATITFHRVPYDVVRAQGRILMAGLPERLALRLREGR